One genomic segment of Danio rerio strain Tuebingen ecotype United States chromosome 11, GRCz12tu, whole genome shotgun sequence includes these proteins:
- the acap3b gene encoding arf-GAP with coiled-coil, ANK repeat and PH domain-containing protein 3b isoform X1, with product MRLHKFLLKMKIFGRWKCNRDFAYDDSKVEFNVDAPNGVVMEGYLFKRASNAFKTWNRRWFSIQNSQLVYQKRLKDALTVVVEDLRLCSVKPCEDIERRFCFEVVSPTKSCMLQAESEKLRQAWIQAVQASIASAYREISENYYIERLDRTASPSTSSIDSASEPRERVVRGDSILQRVQCLPGNEICCDCGQSDPRWASINLGILLCIECSGIHRSLGVHCSKVRSLTLDTWEPELMKLMCELGNTVINQIYEGACEEQGLKKPGPNSSRQEKEAWIKAKYVERKFLKKMCGSEALLEGGRKSHHWSVKKCRRHNSSIRAPKTRRKYRHDAAIMSPGNLSAAAAAAKFRRESLFCPDELDSLFSYFDTGSGPRSLSSDSGLGGSTDGSTDILVFGSVVDSVTEEECEDSDESSGEVDIEQEASDPEDGRELDPNTLLHKASRARNMPVMAEALAHGADVNSVSEEDESKSPLIQAVTGGSLIACEFLLQNGADVNQRDIRGRGPLHHATCLGHTGQVCLFLKRGAGQMEVDEDGQDPLSIAVQAANADIVTLLRLARMNEEMREADGPLGQPDASVPVSPLRVKRKSLRASPRSLSSFGSFRTWLIYTPPKH from the exons ATGCGTTTGCACAAGTTTTTGCTTAAAATGAAGATATTCGGGAGGTGGAAGTGTAACCGG GACTTTGCATACGATGACTCTAAAGTGGAGTTCAATGTTGACGCTCCTAACGGCGTGGTGATGGAGGGATACCTGTTCAAGAGGGCCAGCAACGCCTTCAAAACATGGAACAG GCGATGGTTTTCAATACAGAACAGTCAACTGGTGTATCAGAAGCGACTAAAA GACGCTTTGACTGTAGTGGTGGAGGACTTGAGACTTTGCTCTGTGAAACCATGTGAGGACATTGAGAGGCGGTTCTGTTTTGAAGTGGTGTCACCTACAAA GAGCTGTATGCTGCAGGCTGAATCGGAGAAGCTCCGTCAAGCGTGGATTCAGGCGGTTCAGGCCAGCATTGCTTCTGCCTACAGGGAGATTTCTGAAAACTATTACATAGAG CGGCTGGACAGGACGGCGTCTCCCTCCACCAGCAGTATCGACTCTGCCAGCGAGCCGCGGGAGCGAGTGGTTCGAGGAGACAGTATCTTACAGCGGGTCCAATGTCTGCCCGGGAACGAGATCTGCTGTGACTGCGGTCAGAGTGACCCACGCTGGGCCAGCATCAACCTCGGCATCCTGCTCTGCATCGAGTGCTCTGGCATACACAG GAGTTTGGGTGTCCACTGCTCTAAAGTTCGCTCTTTAACACTCGACACATGGGAACCAGAGCTTATGAAG TTAATGTGTGAGCTTGGCAACACTGTGATCAACCAGATTTATGAAGGAGCATGCGAGGAACAAGGCCTGAAGAAACCGGGCCCTAACAGCTCAAG GCAGGAGAAAGAAGCGTGGATCAAAGCCAAATACGTGGAGAGGAAGTTTCTGAAGAAGATGTGCGGCTCCGAGGCGCTGCTGGAGGGAGGCCGAAAGTCACATCACTGGAGCGTGAAGAAGTGCAGGAGACACAACAGCTCCATCAGAGCCCCTAAAACACGCCGGAAATACAGACACGACGCTGCCATCATGTCTCCAGGAAATCTCTCCGCCG CTGCAGCAGCGGCAAAGTTTCGGAGGGAATCTCTGTTTTGTCCTGATGAGCTTGATTCGCTCTTCTCTTACTTTGACACTGGATCAGGGCCTCGCA GTCTCAGCAGTGACAGTGGACTTGGCGGCAGCACTGATGGCAGCACTGACATACTCGTCTTCGGCTCTGTAGTGGACAGCGTCACTGAGGAAG AGTGTGAGGACTCTGATGAATCCAGTGGCGAGGTTGATATCGAGCAGGAAGCGTCAGATCCGGAGGACGGCCGAGAGCTTGACCCGAACACGCTGCTTCATAAAGCGTCACGAGCCCGAAACATGCCGGTCATGGCAGAAGCGCTTGCACACGGAGCAGACGTCAACTCTGTCAGTGAAGAGGACGAAAGCAAGAGTCCATTAATACAAGCCGTCACAGGG GGCTCTCTGATTGCCTGTGAGTTTCTGCTGCAGAACGGAGCAGATGTGAATCAAAGGGACATTCGAGGACGAGGACCTCTCCATCACGCCACATGTCTGGGTCATACAGG acaggtgtgtttgttcCTGAAGCGAGGAGCCGGTCAGATGGAGGTGGATGAGGATGGGCAGGACCCTCTCAGCATCGCTGTCCAGGCAGCAAACGCAGACATCGTCACATT ATTGCGGTTAGCGCGGATGAACGAGGAGATGCGGGAGGCGGACGGGCCTTTAGGACAGCCAG